From a single Photobacterium gaetbulicola Gung47 genomic region:
- a CDS encoding hypothetical protein (COG3637), with product MKKLMLLPLAALVGASFAANAQQPMTQNFDYISGGLQISKFSEDLISGPFSTTDGGAGLYLRGSWNFTDNFFVEMRGDAVGADDMTLSNGLLGLGYFMPVSDDFTVYGLAGFAKSRYEIDASFMGQSIKAGLENSGFTGELGARYQVMERWTVEPAVRFAAYDDTMYELRLGNNVQMTEHVSLEANLSRNDYDAFAETNFQLGARYSF from the coding sequence ATGAAAAAGTTAATGCTACTTCCTTTGGCTGCACTTGTCGGTGCCTCTTTCGCTGCCAACGCTCAACAACCGATGACCCAGAACTTCGACTACATTTCTGGTGGTCTGCAAATCAGTAAATTCAGTGAAGATCTAATCTCTGGTCCTTTTTCAACGACAGACGGCGGCGCTGGCCTTTACCTGCGCGGTAGCTGGAACTTCACCGATAACTTCTTCGTCGAAATGCGTGGTGATGCAGTAGGGGCAGACGACATGACTTTGTCAAATGGCCTACTGGGCCTTGGCTACTTCATGCCTGTTAGTGATGACTTTACGGTATACGGGCTTGCTGGTTTTGCAAAATCTCGTTACGAGATCGACGCTAGTTTTATGGGGCAGAGCATTAAAGCCGGTTTAGAAAATTCAGGCTTTACCGGTGAACTCGGTGCCCGCTACCAGGTTATGGAGCGCTGGACGGTTGAGCCTGCTGTTCGCTTTGCCGCTTACGACGACACTATGTACGAGCTTCGCCTAGGCAACAACGTGCAAATGACCGAGCATGTTAGCCTTGAAGCGAACCTGTCTCGCAATGACTACGATGCATTCGCTGAAACCAACTTCCAGCTGGGTGCGCGCTACAGCTTCTAA
- a CDS encoding hypothetical protein (COG5267) has translation MASSIYQPEQAAKFLYRATFGPKSGDVDDFLQMGVEAWLDDQFTRNWRLHRPLAERYANASGDTLNENARLSAWWNRSLNAGDQLRQRVAYALSQIFVVSNSGGPNAEGLAEYYDVLLKHAFGNFRDLLEAVTLSPAMGKYLTLEGSRKANLDNNTFPDENYAREVMQLFSLGLWQLQNNGMPKLDSQGNKEPTYTQQDVEELARVLTGWRRDTYLKPMYADDRRHDFGEKRVLGQIFPEGQSPEQDLSQAMDLLFNHRNTPMFISILLIKRLTVSNPRRSYIQRVADVFKDNGQGIRGDMVAVIKAILLDQDVIDGKAMADHQAHGSNGRNFGKVKEPIIAMANLCRAFNVKSNDPDRWWDFAATQNNYGQAPLRAPSVFNFYEPDYAPKGEITDKQLTAPEFAILSMDSMRRISNRMWTMILAHDSTDVKHWSWNRRQFENRVNKPDEYIELLNERFFAGLMSTELAGFIRQMLDELTADNRNDDRKINDTLFAIQCSPEFRCQE, from the coding sequence GTGGCAAGCTCAATCTATCAACCGGAACAGGCGGCAAAATTCCTGTACCGGGCAACATTTGGTCCCAAATCGGGGGACGTTGATGACTTTTTGCAAATGGGCGTTGAGGCGTGGCTCGATGATCAGTTCACTCGAAACTGGCGTCTGCACCGGCCTTTGGCCGAGCGTTATGCCAATGCGAGCGGTGATACGCTAAACGAAAATGCCCGATTGAGTGCGTGGTGGAATCGTAGCTTGAACGCGGGTGATCAGCTAAGGCAGCGTGTGGCGTATGCATTAAGCCAAATTTTTGTGGTATCAAACAGCGGTGGCCCTAATGCGGAAGGGTTGGCTGAATACTATGATGTATTGCTAAAACATGCCTTTGGAAATTTCCGTGACTTGCTTGAAGCCGTCACGCTAAGCCCAGCAATGGGGAAATATCTGACGTTGGAAGGCAGCCGCAAAGCTAACCTGGACAATAATACTTTTCCAGATGAAAACTATGCCCGTGAAGTGATGCAGCTCTTTAGTTTGGGGTTGTGGCAGCTGCAAAATAACGGCATGCCAAAGCTCGATAGCCAGGGAAACAAAGAACCGACGTATACCCAGCAGGATGTCGAGGAACTGGCAAGGGTGCTGACAGGTTGGCGCCGCGATACTTATCTCAAACCTATGTATGCCGATGACAGGCGCCATGACTTTGGTGAGAAGCGGGTGCTGGGCCAGATTTTCCCTGAGGGGCAGTCACCCGAGCAAGACTTATCACAAGCGATGGATCTGCTGTTCAATCATCGCAATACCCCGATGTTCATTTCTATTTTGTTAATTAAACGATTGACCGTCAGTAACCCTCGTCGTTCCTATATTCAGCGCGTAGCCGATGTATTTAAGGATAATGGCCAAGGCATTCGGGGTGACATGGTTGCCGTGATCAAAGCCATTTTGCTGGATCAAGATGTGATTGATGGCAAAGCGATGGCCGATCATCAGGCCCACGGCAGCAATGGGCGTAACTTCGGCAAAGTGAAAGAGCCCATTATCGCAATGGCCAACCTATGTCGTGCTTTTAATGTGAAAAGCAATGATCCCGATCGCTGGTGGGATTTCGCTGCCACCCAGAACAATTATGGTCAGGCACCATTGCGTGCTCCGAGTGTCTTCAATTTCTATGAGCCTGACTATGCGCCGAAGGGGGAAATTACAGACAAGCAGCTGACTGCACCTGAGTTTGCCATTTTGTCGATGGATAGTATGCGCCGGATTTCCAACCGGATGTGGACCATGATTTTGGCTCACGACAGTACTGACGTAAAACATTGGTCTTGGAACCGTAGACAGTTCGAAAATAGGGTAAACAAGCCTGATGAGTATATTGAGCTGCTAAATGAACGCTTTTTTGCTGGTTTGATGTCAACAGAGCTGGCAGGTTTTATTCGCCAGATGCTTGATGAGCTAACTGCAGATAACCGCAATGACGATCGTAAAATCAACGATACGTTGTTTGCCATCCAATGTTCACCTGAATTTCGCTGCCAGGAGTAA
- a CDS encoding hypothetical protein (COG4102): MKLSRRHFLKGTAALGATSVAPALTGLNMAHANQDDYKALVCIFLFGGNDAYNMVIPTDDDAYQKYEQARRNLAIAQSDLVPLNIASDNGVKLGLHPSMASLKSAFAEDSATVIVNSGQLVEPIIGANTPNSRVPDFLMAHNLQQTMWQSGAENMNDKLGWAGRMVQDMNLSGSLSPLMSLNGEQKWLRNNHVEPLVMTSEGAGDYTGLNNSDRLGAMRRHFDEKYANLFADNYSTAMASRYYENDALEEVLTSVGDLDGFPQTGLGDMLHTTAKLIKVRNAASLQHNRQIFFVGLGGFDTHKDQAGTHAALLGQVSDALAAFYQEMKAQGLSDKVTAFTMSDFGRRIMANDSGTDHGWAGHQIVVGGAVKGGRAYGNWPDLTPGSEYDYNNGRLIPEIAADQVNATLANWFDYQGDLETLFPSLKMFPQNTLDFI; the protein is encoded by the coding sequence ATGAAATTATCACGACGTCATTTCTTGAAAGGAACGGCAGCGCTTGGTGCCACTTCTGTTGCTCCTGCTTTAACGGGGCTCAACATGGCCCATGCCAATCAAGATGATTACAAAGCACTGGTTTGTATCTTCCTGTTTGGCGGAAACGATGCCTATAACATGGTGATCCCAACCGATGACGATGCTTATCAGAAGTACGAGCAGGCGAGGCGCAACTTGGCGATAGCGCAAAGTGATCTGGTGCCGTTGAATATCGCGAGCGATAACGGTGTGAAGCTGGGTCTGCACCCGTCGATGGCAAGCTTGAAGTCGGCTTTCGCTGAGGATAGCGCGACAGTGATCGTTAACTCTGGCCAGTTGGTTGAGCCGATTATTGGCGCGAACACCCCAAATAGCCGGGTGCCTGATTTTTTGATGGCCCATAACCTGCAACAGACGATGTGGCAGTCGGGTGCCGAAAACATGAATGACAAGTTGGGTTGGGCGGGACGAATGGTTCAGGATATGAACCTGTCGGGCAGTCTGTCTCCCTTAATGTCATTGAACGGTGAGCAGAAGTGGTTGCGCAATAACCATGTTGAACCTCTGGTGATGACAAGCGAAGGGGCCGGCGACTATACCGGCTTGAACAATAGTGATCGTCTCGGTGCCATGAGGCGCCATTTCGATGAAAAGTACGCCAACCTGTTTGCCGATAATTATTCGACGGCAATGGCAAGTCGTTATTATGAAAATGATGCATTGGAAGAGGTTTTGACATCAGTCGGCGATTTGGATGGGTTCCCGCAAACTGGTTTGGGTGACATGTTGCATACGACTGCCAAGTTAATCAAGGTGCGAAACGCGGCCTCGTTGCAGCATAATCGTCAGATTTTCTTTGTGGGTTTGGGAGGCTTTGATACCCACAAAGATCAGGCTGGTACTCATGCGGCACTGCTTGGTCAGGTGTCGGATGCGCTGGCGGCTTTTTATCAGGAGATGAAAGCGCAGGGACTTTCCGACAAGGTTACAGCCTTTACCATGTCGGACTTTGGTCGCCGTATTATGGCCAATGATTCAGGTACTGACCATGGGTGGGCTGGGCACCAGATAGTCGTGGGCGGCGCAGTTAAAGGTGGTAGAGCCTATGGTAACTGGCCGGATCTAACCCCAGGCAGCGAATATGATTATAACAATGGTCGCCTCATTCCAGAAATCGCCGCTGATCAGGTCAATGCGACCCTTGCCAACTGGTTTGATTATCAGGGAGATTTAGAAACGTTATTTCCGTCGTTGAAGATGTTCCCCCAAAATACCTTAGATTTTATTTAA
- a CDS encoding hypothetical protein (COG5267), producing the protein MVTTINDPEQAAKFLYRATFGPKHGDVEKLLDFDGGIEGWFEDQFARQNMHLNLARKVAEETGEPLNESARMSAWWQRTLAGGDQLRQRVAFALSQIFVVSNNGGPGGEGLASYYDVLVRQAFGRFDEILKAVTLHPAMGQFLTLAGSRVKNEQNNTFPDENYAREVMQLFSIGLWELKINGQPELAGGKRKPAYTQEDVEALACVLTGWRKDKDSDGKDSNTKPMVNQRDWHDFGPKTVLGVDFPAGQSAEEDLNMAIDLLYHHPNTPVFISRLLIQRLTISNPRRNYIERVAKVFIDDGQGVRGNMKAVIKAILLDEDLIAGLAMADYQDYGSSTRNFGKVKEPVIAMTNLCRALNVKSNDPRRWWDFPGLQSNFGQAPLQAPSVFNFYEPDYAPKGEVANKELTAPEFNIHSMDSMRRISNKMWDLILSHRYTNERHWTWDRSPLENRVDKPDEYMAWINERIFFGLMSDELHHYLKDLLIDMTDKNIGDDRRTFATLFAIQCSPDFRCQE; encoded by the coding sequence GTGGTAACAACAATAAACGATCCGGAACAGGCAGCAAAATTCCTGTACCGAGCGACATTTGGGCCAAAGCACGGCGATGTCGAAAAGCTTCTTGATTTTGACGGTGGTATTGAAGGGTGGTTTGAGGATCAGTTTGCCCGTCAAAATATGCACTTGAATCTTGCTCGAAAAGTGGCAGAAGAGACGGGGGAGCCACTTAACGAAAGTGCACGAATGAGTGCCTGGTGGCAACGCACGCTTGCGGGAGGAGATCAACTCCGTCAGCGAGTTGCATTTGCTTTAAGTCAGATATTTGTGGTGTCGAATAATGGTGGTCCTGGAGGCGAAGGTCTGGCTTCATATTATGATGTCTTGGTAAGGCAAGCATTTGGACGCTTCGATGAAATATTAAAGGCCGTCACTTTACATCCTGCGATGGGACAATTCTTAACTCTGGCTGGAAGCCGGGTTAAAAACGAGCAAAACAATACTTTTCCTGACGAAAATTACGCTCGTGAAGTCATGCAGTTGTTTTCTATTGGTTTATGGGAGCTGAAAATCAATGGACAACCAGAGCTAGCTGGCGGGAAACGCAAGCCAGCGTATACCCAAGAAGATGTTGAAGCGTTAGCTTGTGTATTAACAGGGTGGCGAAAAGATAAAGATAGCGATGGCAAGGACAGTAATACCAAGCCGATGGTAAATCAACGCGACTGGCATGACTTCGGACCTAAGACGGTGTTGGGAGTTGATTTCCCGGCCGGTCAGAGCGCTGAGGAAGATCTGAATATGGCGATTGATCTTTTGTATCACCATCCTAACACACCAGTGTTTATATCCCGGCTGTTAATTCAGCGGCTAACCATCAGTAACCCCCGCCGTAATTATATTGAGCGGGTGGCAAAAGTTTTTATTGATGACGGCCAAGGTGTACGGGGTAATATGAAAGCCGTGATTAAAGCCATTCTGCTAGATGAGGATTTAATCGCAGGCCTGGCAATGGCTGACTATCAGGATTATGGGTCCAGCACCCGCAATTTCGGCAAGGTCAAAGAGCCAGTCATTGCGATGACCAATTTGTGTCGTGCTTTGAATGTAAAAAGCAATGATCCTCGCCGTTGGTGGGATTTTCCTGGACTACAAAGTAACTTCGGTCAGGCGCCGCTGCAGGCTCCGAGTGTTTTTAATTTTTACGAGCCGGATTACGCCCCCAAAGGCGAGGTTGCCAATAAAGAGCTCACAGCTCCTGAGTTCAATATCCATAGCATGGATTCAATGCGTCGGATCTCAAATAAAATGTGGGATTTAATATTATCCCATCGCTATACCAACGAAAGGCATTGGACTTGGGATCGCTCTCCACTGGAAAACCGGGTTGATAAGCCCGACGAGTATATGGCGTGGATTAACGAGCGGATCTTCTTTGGCTTGATGTCAGATGAACTTCATCATTATCTCAAAGATCTATTGATTGATATGACTGATAAAAACATTGGTGACGATAGAAGAACATTCGCTACTCTGTTTGCTATTCAATGTTCCCCTGATTTTCGTTGCCAGGAGTAA
- a CDS encoding hypothetical protein (COG4102) codes for MKMSRRHFLKSSTALGALSAVPGLSLSKQAVAGDDGFKALVCIFLFGGNDAYNMVVPVDQHYLTYEKARPTLAIAKHELVDIGIQSEPGDTSPAVSLGLHPAMSRLESVFRDNNATVIVNSGQLVGPIIGETDPHPVPDFLMAHNLQQTMWQSGALNMEDKLGWAGRMVDSIYMSNDLSPMMSLNGEQKWLRNDIYEQMVMTGSGAGTYNGLNQEERIEAMNFHFGRQFNNLFKDNYVDVMSSRFYQNQRLAELLGTDGDDDTERSSLGEQLHTTAKLIQKHAEMGHHRQVYFVGLGGFDTHHNQKNVHHALLEQLSNAMAGFYQELKDINMLDNVTAFTMSDFGRRLMANDTGTDHGWAGHQLVMGGAVNGGKAYGQWPDLTPGSEYDYNNGRLIPEIAADQVNATLAKWFGYEETHLETLFPTLKAFEDNTLDFL; via the coding sequence ATGAAAATGTCACGTCGCCACTTTTTAAAAAGCTCTACTGCACTTGGCGCATTATCAGCAGTACCGGGATTATCACTGAGCAAGCAAGCCGTTGCTGGGGATGATGGTTTTAAAGCTCTCGTATGTATTTTCTTGTTCGGTGGCAATGATGCTTACAACATGGTGGTACCGGTTGACCAGCATTACCTAACCTATGAAAAAGCAAGGCCGACACTGGCGATTGCCAAGCATGAACTGGTTGATATTGGTATCCAGTCAGAGCCGGGAGACACCAGCCCGGCGGTGAGTCTGGGTTTGCATCCTGCAATGTCGCGGCTGGAGTCGGTATTCAGAGATAACAATGCCACAGTCATTGTCAATTCGGGCCAGTTGGTAGGGCCAATTATCGGAGAAACAGATCCGCATCCTGTTCCTGATTTCCTGATGGCGCATAACCTGCAACAAACCATGTGGCAGTCAGGCGCACTTAACATGGAAGATAAACTCGGCTGGGCGGGGCGCATGGTCGACAGTATTTATATGTCCAATGATTTATCACCGATGATGTCTTTGAACGGCGAGCAGAAATGGCTGCGCAATGATATCTATGAGCAAATGGTGATGACCGGGAGTGGGGCTGGCACCTATAACGGATTGAACCAGGAAGAGCGCATTGAGGCGATGAATTTTCATTTCGGTCGCCAGTTCAATAATCTGTTCAAAGATAATTACGTGGATGTGATGTCCAGTCGATTCTATCAAAATCAAAGGCTTGCCGAATTGCTTGGCACCGATGGGGATGACGATACTGAGCGTTCATCATTGGGCGAGCAATTGCATACAACCGCAAAGCTGATCCAAAAGCATGCCGAGATGGGGCATCACAGACAGGTGTATTTTGTTGGTCTCGGGGGCTTTGACACGCACCATAACCAAAAGAATGTTCATCATGCATTGTTGGAGCAACTATCTAATGCGATGGCAGGCTTCTATCAAGAGTTGAAAGATATCAACATGCTGGACAACGTCACTGCCTTTACCATGTCTGACTTTGGTCGTCGTTTGATGGCCAATGATACCGGTACGGATCATGGCTGGGCAGGCCATCAGCTGGTAATGGGCGGAGCGGTTAATGGTGGTAAGGCATACGGTCAATGGCCTGATTTAACACCGGGTAGTGAGTACGACTACAACAATGGTCGCCTTATTCCGGAAATTGCGGCAGATCAAGTCAATGCCACGCTGGCTAAGTGGTTTGGCTATGAAGAGACCCATTTAGAAACTCTGTTCCCCACGCTCAAAGCGTTCGAGGATAATACGCTGGATTTCCTATAG
- a CDS encoding hypothetical protein (COG1288), giving the protein MSKLKFPSAYTILMLLTVLMALLTWMIPAGQYQMEINETLGKLVPVVGSYQTVEANPQGIIDILMAPIQGFYNPSDYVARAVDVALFVLVIGGFLAVVTETGAIDAGIAGTMKRLAGREKWMIPILMGLFALGGTVYGMAEETIPFYALLIPVMIAAGYDSIVGVAIIMVGAGIGCLGSTINPFATVIASNAAEITFMEGFALRAVILILGWLLCVFYVMRYAERVKQDPSCSIVAHQRDENLNHFLHGKQQETPELTNTRKAVLAIFALTFIVMMWGVSVAGWWMAELSALFIGSSILVGFVGRLSEVEITDSFVNGARDLLGVALIIAIARGLVVVMDNGNITHTILHYAEGLLGGLNEIAFINAIYWVEAILCLVVPSSSGLAVLSMPVLAPLADFAGVGRELVVTAFQSASGLPNLVTPTSGVVMGGLAIGRVAYSSWLRFIGPLIGILTLMIMALLSIGVIVG; this is encoded by the coding sequence ATGAGCAAATTGAAATTCCCTTCTGCCTACACCATCTTAATGCTGCTAACGGTGTTGATGGCACTGCTGACCTGGATGATCCCGGCAGGCCAATACCAAATGGAAATCAATGAGACACTGGGCAAGCTTGTCCCGGTTGTGGGTTCGTACCAAACCGTCGAAGCGAATCCCCAGGGCATCATTGATATCCTGATGGCTCCTATCCAGGGCTTTTACAACCCATCGGACTATGTTGCACGGGCTGTTGATGTCGCCCTGTTTGTCTTGGTTATCGGAGGCTTCCTGGCTGTCGTGACCGAAACCGGTGCCATTGATGCCGGTATCGCCGGCACCATGAAACGTCTGGCCGGCCGAGAAAAATGGATGATCCCTATCCTGATGGGCCTGTTCGCCCTCGGCGGTACCGTATATGGCATGGCTGAGGAAACCATCCCCTTCTATGCCTTGCTGATCCCGGTGATGATTGCTGCCGGGTATGACAGCATTGTCGGTGTCGCCATTATCATGGTTGGGGCCGGTATCGGCTGCCTGGGCTCGACCATCAACCCTTTTGCCACCGTCATTGCTTCAAACGCAGCGGAGATCACCTTCATGGAAGGCTTTGCCCTTCGCGCGGTGATCCTTATCCTAGGCTGGCTACTGTGTGTGTTTTATGTCATGCGCTATGCCGAGCGTGTCAAACAAGACCCTTCTTGCTCAATTGTCGCCCACCAGCGTGACGAAAACCTCAACCACTTCCTGCACGGCAAGCAGCAGGAAACCCCTGAACTTACCAATACCCGTAAGGCCGTTCTAGCCATTTTTGCCCTGACGTTTATCGTCATGATGTGGGGCGTTTCCGTTGCTGGGTGGTGGATGGCTGAACTATCAGCCCTGTTTATTGGCTCAAGTATCCTGGTTGGCTTTGTCGGCCGTTTATCAGAAGTTGAGATCACCGACAGTTTTGTCAACGGTGCCAGAGATCTGCTCGGTGTCGCATTGATCATTGCCATCGCACGGGGATTGGTCGTTGTCATGGACAATGGCAACATCACCCACACAATTCTTCATTATGCCGAAGGCCTGCTTGGTGGGCTAAATGAGATTGCCTTTATCAATGCCATTTACTGGGTTGAAGCCATCCTTTGTCTGGTGGTGCCTTCGTCATCCGGCTTGGCCGTGCTGTCCATGCCTGTGCTCGCGCCGCTTGCTGACTTCGCCGGTGTGGGTCGAGAACTTGTCGTAACGGCCTTCCAGTCCGCCTCCGGTCTCCCTAATCTTGTCACACCGACCTCCGGTGTCGTGATGGGTGGGCTTGCCATCGGCCGAGTCGCCTATTCTTCTTGGTTACGCTTTATCGGACCGCTAATTGGTATCCTGACGCTAATGATCATGGCGCTGCTCAGTATCGGCGTCATCGTTGGCTAA
- a CDS encoding NAD/NADP octopine/nopalinedehydrogenase (COG0240), whose translation MTNRVSIIGSGNAGLTAAYHFTKHGADVCLYGSKGFDQPLQDIEQRGGIEALSHFNDVELTFAGFQAIDKISRDLKETLDYADLVVLPVPSFAQEPLFIEMLPHLRDGQIIMLMPGNYGSLVLNRIKHERGYGQLDITFVDAISIPWATRIVGPAQLAILGMKEFLPVAAFPAKRSQIAIDALQPVMPLPLTALGNVIEAGLENINFGGHPLLTTLNMGLLENFDGQFNYYKDCCSVSTAKAAAAMENERLTIGRLLGLTLKPELDAMNALYDMDCKTVYEVNRTSETHGKLNSAPNSASNRYITEDAAYLLVPCYELGQLTGVETPMITACLHIDNAYNDTNYFTTGRTLKKMGLDNLSAQEIMDFVA comes from the coding sequence ATGACAAATCGTGTCTCTATCATTGGCTCGGGAAACGCCGGATTAACAGCAGCCTATCACTTTACCAAGCATGGTGCAGATGTCTGCCTATATGGCAGCAAGGGGTTTGATCAGCCTCTTCAAGATATTGAACAACGTGGTGGAATTGAAGCCCTCAGCCACTTCAACGACGTGGAACTCACTTTCGCTGGTTTTCAAGCCATCGACAAGATCAGCCGTGATCTCAAAGAGACGCTCGATTATGCTGACCTTGTTGTACTTCCGGTGCCATCTTTTGCCCAGGAGCCTCTGTTTATCGAGATGTTGCCGCACCTGCGCGATGGCCAGATCATCATGCTGATGCCGGGTAATTACGGCTCCTTGGTGCTCAATCGAATCAAACACGAAAGAGGTTACGGCCAGCTTGATATTACCTTTGTCGATGCCATTTCCATTCCGTGGGCCACACGTATTGTGGGGCCAGCGCAGCTGGCAATCCTCGGCATGAAAGAGTTCCTGCCCGTGGCGGCTTTCCCAGCCAAGCGCTCGCAAATAGCTATTGACGCCCTGCAGCCGGTCATGCCGCTTCCGCTCACCGCCTTGGGCAATGTGATTGAAGCCGGCCTTGAAAATATCAACTTCGGGGGCCATCCACTGCTCACCACGCTGAACATGGGGTTGTTGGAAAACTTCGACGGCCAGTTCAATTACTACAAAGACTGCTGTTCGGTGTCCACCGCCAAGGCTGCGGCAGCAATGGAAAACGAGCGCCTTACCATCGGTCGCTTACTGGGCCTGACACTCAAGCCCGAACTGGATGCCATGAACGCGCTCTACGACATGGATTGCAAAACCGTGTATGAAGTCAACCGCACTTCAGAAACCCACGGCAAGCTCAACAGCGCACCGAACTCGGCAAGCAATCGCTATATCACTGAGGATGCCGCCTACCTGTTGGTGCCTTGCTATGAGCTTGGCCAACTGACCGGGGTGGAGACCCCGATGATCACCGCCTGCCTACACATTGACAACGCCTATAACGATACCAACTACTTCACCACTGGCCGCACATTGAAAAAAATGGGGCTGGATAACCTTTCTGCCCAAGAAATCATGGACTTTGTAGCGTAA
- a CDS encoding hypothetical protein (COG0583), whose product MKLTQLNAFKAIIECQTVTAAADRLHLSQPAVSRLLSSLEQRLGFKLFIRKGNRLELSDEGQAFYLEVAKVFDAVAGLDQAANSIRSNHFGSLNIAAMPLLSNAFLPRVVATFLSQTPKLKLGFKTYRSEDVIRRIQSQTADIGFAFVDDIVAGAKAQRVECECVCLVPASSPLAKRKVIDIYDIADQVLIRHEKDATQRRIDALLRRYSLSTIEHIEVSLASTAAALVKEGVGIAITDPFTAVIDSEHPNVVMRPLVFSLPFEFDILYPALKPIHRHAEHFIEQFMLLADALDVQLKIGPMRDLDE is encoded by the coding sequence ATGAAATTAACCCAACTGAATGCGTTCAAAGCCATTATTGAATGCCAAACCGTGACTGCCGCAGCAGATCGCCTTCATCTCAGCCAGCCTGCCGTCAGCAGATTATTGTCCTCATTAGAGCAACGCTTGGGCTTTAAATTATTCATCCGCAAAGGCAACCGATTGGAGCTCAGCGACGAGGGGCAGGCTTTTTACCTCGAGGTCGCCAAAGTCTTCGATGCCGTCGCTGGATTGGATCAAGCCGCCAACTCCATCCGCTCCAATCACTTTGGCAGCCTCAATATCGCGGCAATGCCACTGCTCTCCAATGCGTTTTTACCCCGGGTCGTTGCGACCTTCCTATCCCAGACGCCTAAACTCAAGCTGGGCTTCAAAACGTACCGCTCGGAAGATGTGATCCGCCGGATACAAAGCCAAACCGCCGATATCGGCTTTGCCTTTGTCGACGACATTGTGGCCGGGGCCAAAGCACAGCGGGTCGAATGCGAGTGCGTATGCTTGGTTCCAGCCAGCTCACCGCTGGCAAAACGCAAGGTCATCGATATCTATGATATTGCCGATCAAGTGCTAATACGCCATGAAAAAGATGCCACCCAACGGCGTATAGATGCATTATTACGCCGTTACAGCCTCTCGACTATCGAGCATATCGAAGTCTCCCTGGCCAGTACTGCCGCCGCGCTGGTCAAGGAAGGGGTTGGCATTGCGATCACCGACCCGTTTACCGCCGTTATCGACAGCGAACACCCGAACGTGGTCATGCGACCACTGGTCTTTAGCCTGCCGTTCGAATTTGACATCCTCTACCCAGCCCTTAAGCCGATCCACCGTCATGCCGAGCACTTTATCGAACAATTTATGCTGCTGGCCGACGCCCTTGATGTGCAGTTGAAAATTGGCCCGATGAGAGATCTTGATGAGTAA